A region from the Salidesulfovibrio onnuriiensis genome encodes:
- the rpsL gene encoding 30S ribosomal protein S12 has product MPTINQLVRKQRKLQVKRSKTRALQQCPQRRGVCTRVYTTTPKKPNSALRKVARVRLTNGIEVTAYIGGEGHNLQEHSVVLIRGGRVKDLPGVRYHIVRGSLDTSGVDDRRRGRSKYGAKKPK; this is encoded by the coding sequence ATGCCTACCATTAACCAGCTTGTGCGGAAACAACGCAAGTTGCAAGTCAAGCGTTCCAAGACCCGTGCACTCCAGCAGTGCCCTCAGCGCCGCGGCGTGTGCACCAGGGTTTACACCACGACCCCCAAGAAGCCGAACTCCGCGCTTCGTAAGGTCGCCCGTGTTCGCCTGACCAACGGTATCGAAGTCACCGCATACATCGGTGGCGAAGGTCACAACCTGCAGGAGCACTCCGTGGTTCTGATCCGTGGCGGTCGTGTAAAAGACCTTCCCGGTGTCCGTTACCACATCGTTCGCGGCTCTCTCGACACCTCCGGTGTTGACGATCGTCGTCGCGGCCGCTCCAAGTACGGCGCCAAAAAGCCGAAATAG
- the rpsG gene encoding 30S ribosomal protein S7, with protein sequence MPRKGPVAKRQILPDPVYGSKLITRFMNRLMLDGKKSTAERIFYAALNELADKTNEEPLRAFEKALDNVKPAVEVKSRRVGGATYQVPMEVRPDRQMALAIRWLIGYARGRGEKGMVARLSGELLDAFNNRGGAVKKREDTHKMAEANKAFAHYRW encoded by the coding sequence ATGCCTCGTAAAGGTCCCGTCGCAAAGCGACAGATCCTTCCGGATCCGGTTTACGGCAGCAAGCTCATCACTCGTTTCATGAATCGTCTGATGTTGGACGGCAAGAAGAGTACTGCCGAAAGAATTTTCTACGCCGCTCTCAATGAATTGGCCGACAAGACCAATGAAGAGCCCTTGCGGGCTTTTGAGAAGGCTCTGGACAACGTCAAGCCCGCCGTGGAAGTCAAATCCCGCCGCGTGGGTGGCGCCACCTATCAGGTGCCCATGGAAGTTCGTCCCGACCGTCAGATGGCCCTGGCCATCCGCTGGCTCATCGGCTACGCCCGCGGGCGTGGCGAGAAGGGCATGGTAGCACGCCTTTCCGGTGAGCTTCTGGATGCATTCAACAACCGTGGTGGAGCCGTTAAGAAACGGGAAGACACCCACAAGATGGCAGAAGCGAACAAGGCTTTTGCTCACTACCGTTGGTAG
- the fusA gene encoding elongation factor G, with protein MPRLVSRDKQRNIGIMAHIDAGKTTTTERILFYTGVSHKIGEVHDGEATMDWMVQEQERGITITSAATTCSWREHRINIIDTPGHVDFTMEVERALRVLDGAVAVFDSVAGVEPQSETVWRQADRYKVPRIAFVNKMDRVGADFFRCVDMIKTRLGSKAVPLQIPIGAEDEFSGVVDLITGKAFVYVEGNKYGEEYEVAEIPADLMDQYELLRGEMIEAIAEEDEELLEKYLGGEELSEEELRNGVRKATNSLTICPVLCGTAFRNKGVQPLLDAVVDYLPSPLDIEVMKGINPDNGEEVECPCDDDKPLAALAFKLATDPFVGHLTFLRLYSGVLRSGDTVMNGATGKKERIGRLLKMHANKREEIKEAYAGDIVAAVGLKHASTGDTLADLKNAVVLESLDIPEPVIEVAIEPKTKADRDLLTNSLAKLAKEDPSFRVKSDDETGQTLIAGMGELHLEIIVDRLLREFNVNANVGAPRVAYRETISKAVKVDVKHAKQSGGRGQYGHVVLEVEPNPEKGYEFADEIKGGVIPKEYIPAVDKGIQDALKAGVAAGYPVVDVKVKLVFGSYHDVDSSEQAFYIAGSLAIKDACRKAEPKLLEPIMSVEVVTPEDYLGDVIGDLNGRRGRVGEMEARVGVQAIKCFVPLSEMFGYATDLRSRTQGRATFSMQFDHYERLPNSLADELMKKD; from the coding sequence GTGCCCAGATTGGTATCGAGAGATAAACAGCGCAATATTGGTATCATGGCCCACATTGATGCGGGCAAGACTACCACTACCGAGCGTATTCTGTTCTACACAGGCGTGTCCCACAAGATCGGTGAGGTGCATGACGGCGAAGCCACCATGGACTGGATGGTTCAGGAACAGGAACGCGGCATCACCATTACGTCTGCCGCGACCACTTGCTCCTGGCGTGAACACCGCATCAACATCATTGACACTCCCGGCCACGTGGACTTCACCATGGAAGTCGAACGCGCACTTCGCGTTCTTGACGGCGCCGTGGCTGTGTTCGACTCCGTTGCCGGCGTCGAGCCCCAGTCCGAAACCGTCTGGCGCCAGGCCGACCGTTACAAGGTCCCCCGCATCGCGTTCGTCAACAAGATGGACCGCGTGGGCGCCGACTTCTTCCGCTGCGTGGATATGATCAAGACCAGGCTCGGCTCCAAGGCCGTTCCCCTGCAGATCCCCATCGGAGCCGAAGACGAGTTCTCCGGCGTGGTCGACCTGATCACGGGCAAGGCTTTTGTCTATGTTGAAGGGAACAAGTACGGTGAAGAGTACGAAGTTGCGGAGATTCCCGCAGACCTCATGGATCAGTACGAACTGCTCCGCGGCGAGATGATCGAAGCCATCGCCGAAGAGGACGAGGAACTCCTGGAAAAATACCTCGGCGGCGAAGAGCTTTCCGAGGAAGAACTGCGTAACGGCGTCCGCAAGGCTACCAACAGCCTGACCATTTGCCCGGTCCTGTGCGGCACCGCCTTCCGCAACAAGGGTGTCCAGCCCCTGCTGGATGCCGTTGTCGATTACCTGCCTTCTCCGCTGGACATCGAAGTCATGAAGGGTATCAACCCGGATAACGGCGAGGAAGTGGAATGCCCCTGCGACGACGACAAGCCGCTCGCAGCCCTGGCGTTCAAGCTGGCCACCGACCCGTTTGTTGGCCACCTGACCTTCCTGCGTCTCTATTCCGGTGTCCTCCGCAGTGGCGACACCGTCATGAACGGCGCAACCGGCAAGAAGGAACGTATCGGCCGTCTCCTGAAGATGCACGCCAACAAGCGTGAGGAGATCAAGGAAGCCTATGCAGGCGATATCGTCGCCGCCGTGGGTCTGAAACACGCATCCACCGGTGACACCCTGGCTGACCTGAAGAACGCTGTGGTTCTGGAGTCCCTGGACATCCCCGAACCGGTCATCGAAGTCGCCATCGAGCCCAAGACCAAGGCCGACCGCGACCTGCTGACCAATTCCCTGGCCAAGCTGGCCAAGGAAGACCCCAGCTTCCGCGTCAAGTCCGACGACGAGACCGGCCAGACCCTTATCGCTGGTATGGGTGAGTTGCACCTTGAAATCATCGTTGACCGCCTGCTGCGCGAATTCAACGTCAACGCGAATGTGGGCGCTCCTCGCGTCGCCTACCGCGAAACCATCAGCAAAGCTGTCAAGGTTGACGTGAAGCATGCAAAGCAGTCCGGTGGTCGTGGTCAGTACGGTCACGTTGTTCTCGAAGTCGAACCGAACCCGGAAAAGGGCTACGAGTTCGCAGACGAGATCAAGGGTGGTGTCATTCCCAAGGAATACATCCCGGCCGTCGACAAGGGTATTCAGGATGCCCTGAAAGCAGGCGTTGCAGCCGGTTACCCGGTTGTGGACGTCAAAGTGAAGCTGGTGTTCGGTTCGTACCACGACGTGGACTCCAGCGAACAGGCCTTCTACATCGCCGGTTCCCTGGCGATCAAGGACGCCTGCAGGAAGGCAGAGCCCAAGCTGCTCGAACCCATCATGTCCGTGGAAGTGGTTACCCCGGAAGATTATCTCGGCGACGTCATCGGCGACCTCAACGGCCGTCGTGGCCGCGTGGGCGAGATGGAAGCGCGCGTTGGCGTGCAGGCCATCAAGTGCTTCGTGCCGCTGTCCGAGATGTTCGGTTACGCCACCGACCTCAGGTCCCGCACCCAGGGTCGCGCCACGTTCTCGATGCAGTTCGACCACTACGAGCGACTGCCGAACTCTTTGGCTGATGAATTGATGAAGAAAGATTAG
- the rpsJ gene encoding 30S ribosomal protein S10 yields the protein MASMTSDRIRIKLKAYDYRILDKAVTEIVDTARNTGAAIAGPIPLPTRIHKTTVQKSVHVDKKSREQFEMRIHKRLLDILEPTQQTVDALGKLSLPAGVDVEIKL from the coding sequence ATGGCTTCCATGACGAGCGATCGTATCAGGATAAAGCTCAAAGCCTACGATTACCGCATTCTGGACAAGGCGGTGACCGAGATCGTGGATACCGCCCGGAACACCGGTGCGGCCATTGCCGGTCCCATCCCCCTTCCGACCCGTATTCACAAGACTACGGTTCAGAAGTCCGTGCACGTGGACAAGAAGTCCCGCGAACAGTTCGAGATGCGCATTCACAAGCGCCTGCTGGATATCCTTGAACCGACCCAGCAGACCGTTGATGCCCTCGGTAAATTGTCCCTGCCTGCCGGCGTGGACGTCGAAATCAAGCTGTAG